From Actinoplanes oblitus, a single genomic window includes:
- a CDS encoding class II glutamine amidotransferase, with translation MCRWLAYSGTPIRLEELLYKPRYSLIDQSMHSRLGVETTNGDGFGVGWYPVDGPGEPALFRGVGPAWSDANLREIARSTLSPLFLAHIRASTGTAVQQTNCHPFRHENWLWLHNGSIREFGKLKRDLVLAVDPRLYPSLAGSTDSEVMFHLALTFGLRDRPVAAVERMAGLVEAVGRAHNVANPLQMTVATTDGDRVWAFRYSSEGHSRSLYYSTETAALHRLYPDNARIQQLSEESRLVVSEPLADLEDAWQPVPESSYGVIQKGADELGRFEPAAP, from the coding sequence ATGTGTCGCTGGCTGGCCTACTCGGGTACCCCGATCCGGCTCGAGGAGCTGCTCTACAAACCACGGTATTCACTGATCGACCAGAGCATGCACTCCCGTCTCGGGGTGGAGACCACCAACGGCGACGGCTTCGGGGTCGGCTGGTACCCGGTGGACGGCCCGGGCGAGCCGGCGCTGTTCCGCGGCGTCGGCCCGGCCTGGAGCGACGCCAACCTGCGGGAGATCGCCCGGTCCACGCTGTCCCCGCTGTTCCTCGCGCACATCCGGGCCAGCACCGGCACCGCGGTGCAGCAGACCAACTGCCACCCGTTCCGGCACGAGAACTGGCTGTGGCTGCACAACGGCTCGATCCGGGAGTTCGGCAAGCTCAAGCGGGACCTGGTGCTGGCCGTCGACCCGCGGCTCTACCCGTCGCTGGCCGGCTCCACCGACTCCGAGGTGATGTTCCACCTGGCGCTCACCTTCGGGCTGCGGGACCGGCCGGTGGCGGCGGTGGAACGGATGGCCGGGCTGGTCGAGGCGGTGGGCCGCGCGCACAACGTGGCGAACCCGCTGCAGATGACGGTGGCCACCACCGACGGCGACCGGGTCTGGGCGTTCCGGTACTCCAGCGAGGGACACAGCCGGTCGCTGTACTACAGCACCGAGACCGCCGCGCTGCACCGGCTCTACCCGGACAACGCCCGGATCCAGCAGCTCTCCGAGGAGTCCCGGCTGGTCGTCTCCGAGCCGCTCGCCGACCTGGAGGACGCCTGGCAGCCGGTGCCCGAGTCGTCCTACGGCGTGATCCAGAAGGGTGCCGACGAGCTCGGCAGATTCGAACCGGCCGCACCCTGA
- a CDS encoding DUF7144 family membrane protein, whose product MSNSSYASERPSGSDAPAAPSTGWAGMVVFAGILLLTLGVFQLTEGLVALYEEHFYLVTSDGLLLQMDYTVWGWVHVGLGLLSLVAAGGVFLGRIWGRAIGILIAFLGALLHFTFIAAQPVWAAILIGMDVLIIYTLAAHGGAVRQHD is encoded by the coding sequence ATGTCGAACAGTAGCTACGCAAGTGAGCGACCCAGCGGCTCGGACGCGCCCGCCGCGCCGTCCACCGGCTGGGCCGGCATGGTGGTCTTCGCCGGGATCCTGCTGCTGACCCTTGGCGTCTTCCAGCTGACCGAGGGCCTCGTCGCCCTCTACGAGGAGCACTTCTATCTGGTGACCTCGGACGGCCTGCTGCTCCAGATGGATTACACCGTCTGGGGCTGGGTGCACGTCGGGCTCGGCCTGCTCTCCCTGGTGGCCGCGGGTGGCGTCTTCCTCGGCCGGATCTGGGGCCGGGCGATCGGCATCCTGATCGCCTTCCTCGGTGCCCTGCTCCACTTCACGTTCATCGCCGCCCAGCCGGTCTGGGCCGCCATCCTGATCGGCATGGACGTGCTGATCATCTATACGCTGGCCGCCCACGGCGGTGCGGTACGGCAGCACGACTAG
- a CDS encoding LuxR C-terminal-related transcriptional regulator: MARPRLPQGVIWRTRLAEAMDAGARRAVTLVCAGPGWGKTALASAWAGARSIGGPIAWLTCEPGHNDPYVFWSDLLLALRTSGAIRPDTAVPDRGPVLSIDAPAFLRRLGSGLATMPAPVVVVLDDLQEIQDPRVLDSLGGLIRNPPERLRLVLLTRAEPDLPLHRLRAAGELTEITGRDLAFRVEEAGELLALRGRRMPVDRLAELVRNTEGWGAGLRLALDAPPGVGPDEAAADYLVREVLAAQPAQVREFLLWTSVPDRISGGLAESLTGRRNGDQLLADLERANLFLERVGTNGWFRYHRQFRAVLRRRLTQTHNGTVSRLHLLAAQWHTRVGSPLAALNHAATAGDWQLVARLVVDYGMPLFGSSDRGDIAALLSRIPAERLTDSAELAFCAVLQTYALGDLAGVAGRVAQCRAMLAGRSDDDCRVIELALDIVEGVTVARWRGDMPRLVDTFTGVLAELGRLRWDQVPAMPQYRALALLNKGIGMLWSDQFDHADRYLWAAATGARAAGTPFVEISAFGHLALLSVIQGSMVEAKEHVAAAIGVARRIDAEDRPSAAAAYLAQAVIDQEQGREAAAEEALRRALHAAGEQPEAALAVLTGVVRAYLLIDRGEANSARALLCGVAGEIRPGLVAPILHRILDVAHSEIDLARGRPNAVLDRYADRTGLYPAEQLRVAQAWQAAGSPNRAEELLARIREGTDRLSAVCAWLLTALAADAQGRGQRAADAMARALAGAEPEHIRRPFRRFDADRVLVLAERQQWLTEPPGPAGEGVLAEITGEIPIVGGPVAGPLSEREIDVLQYLPTVLTAGEIAENLGISVNTVKAHMRSIYRKLGAGRRREAVVTARQLGLL; the protein is encoded by the coding sequence GTGGCTCGTCCGAGACTGCCGCAGGGGGTGATCTGGCGGACCCGCCTGGCCGAGGCGATGGACGCCGGCGCCCGCCGTGCGGTGACGCTGGTCTGCGCCGGGCCGGGGTGGGGCAAGACCGCCCTGGCCTCGGCCTGGGCCGGAGCGCGCTCGATCGGCGGGCCGATCGCCTGGCTCACCTGCGAGCCGGGGCACAACGACCCGTACGTGTTCTGGTCCGACCTGCTGCTGGCCCTGCGCACCAGCGGGGCGATCCGGCCGGACACCGCGGTCCCGGACCGGGGCCCGGTGCTCTCCATCGACGCCCCGGCGTTCCTGCGGCGGCTCGGCTCCGGGCTGGCCACGATGCCCGCGCCTGTCGTCGTGGTGCTCGACGACCTGCAGGAGATCCAGGATCCCCGGGTGCTGGACTCGCTGGGCGGCCTGATCCGGAACCCGCCGGAGCGGCTGCGCCTGGTGCTGCTCACCCGGGCCGAGCCCGACCTGCCGCTGCACCGGCTCCGGGCGGCCGGCGAGCTGACCGAGATCACCGGCCGCGATCTCGCCTTCCGGGTGGAGGAGGCGGGCGAACTGCTGGCCCTGCGCGGCCGCCGGATGCCCGTCGACCGGCTGGCCGAGCTGGTCCGCAACACCGAGGGGTGGGGTGCCGGGCTGCGGCTGGCGCTGGACGCGCCGCCCGGTGTCGGCCCGGACGAGGCGGCCGCCGACTACCTGGTCCGCGAGGTGCTGGCCGCGCAGCCCGCCCAGGTCCGCGAGTTCCTGCTCTGGACCAGCGTGCCGGACCGGATCTCCGGCGGCCTGGCCGAGTCGCTGACCGGCCGGCGCAACGGCGACCAGCTGCTGGCCGACCTGGAACGGGCCAACCTGTTCCTGGAGCGGGTGGGCACCAACGGCTGGTTCCGGTACCACCGGCAGTTCCGGGCGGTGCTGCGCCGCCGGCTCACCCAGACGCACAACGGCACGGTGTCCCGGCTGCACCTGCTCGCCGCGCAGTGGCACACCCGGGTGGGCAGCCCGCTGGCCGCGCTCAACCACGCTGCCACGGCCGGCGACTGGCAACTGGTCGCCCGGCTGGTGGTCGACTACGGGATGCCGCTGTTCGGCTCGTCCGACCGCGGTGACATCGCCGCCCTGCTGAGCCGGATCCCGGCCGAGCGGCTGACCGACAGCGCCGAGCTCGCCTTCTGCGCGGTGCTGCAGACGTACGCGCTCGGCGACCTGGCCGGGGTGGCCGGCCGGGTCGCCCAGTGCCGGGCCATGCTGGCCGGCCGCAGCGACGACGACTGCCGGGTGATCGAGCTGGCCCTGGACATCGTCGAGGGGGTCACCGTGGCCCGCTGGCGCGGTGACATGCCGCGTCTGGTGGACACGTTCACCGGCGTGCTCGCCGAGCTGGGCCGGCTGCGCTGGGACCAGGTGCCGGCGATGCCGCAGTACCGGGCGCTCGCCCTGCTCAACAAGGGCATCGGGATGCTGTGGAGCGACCAGTTCGACCACGCCGACCGCTACCTGTGGGCGGCCGCCACCGGGGCGCGGGCGGCCGGCACGCCGTTCGTCGAGATCAGCGCGTTCGGGCACCTGGCGCTGCTCAGCGTGATCCAGGGCTCGATGGTGGAGGCCAAGGAGCACGTCGCCGCGGCGATCGGGGTGGCCCGCCGGATCGACGCCGAGGACCGGCCGTCGGCCGCCGCGGCGTACCTCGCCCAGGCGGTGATCGATCAGGAGCAGGGCCGCGAGGCGGCCGCCGAGGAGGCGCTGCGGCGCGCCCTGCACGCCGCGGGCGAGCAGCCGGAGGCGGCGCTCGCCGTGCTCACCGGCGTGGTCCGGGCCTACCTGCTGATCGACCGCGGTGAGGCGAACTCGGCGCGGGCCCTGCTCTGCGGGGTGGCCGGGGAGATCCGTCCCGGCCTGGTGGCGCCGATCCTGCACCGGATCCTGGACGTGGCGCACAGCGAGATCGACCTGGCGCGCGGCAGGCCGAACGCGGTGCTCGACAGGTACGCCGACCGCACCGGCCTCTACCCGGCCGAGCAGCTCCGGGTCGCGCAGGCGTGGCAGGCGGCCGGCTCGCCGAACCGGGCCGAGGAACTGCTCGCCCGGATCCGGGAGGGCACCGACCGGCTCTCCGCCGTCTGCGCCTGGCTGCTCACCGCGCTCGCCGCCGACGCGCAGGGCCGCGGGCAGCGGGCCGCCGACGCGATGGCCCGGGCGCTGGCCGGGGCCGAACCGGAGCACATCCGGCGGCCGTTCCGCCGCTTCGACGCCGACCGGGTGCTGGTGCTGGCCGAGCGGCAGCAGTGGCTGACCGAGCCGCCCGGCCCGGCCGGCGAGGGCGTTCTCGCGGAGATCACCGGTGAGATCCCGATCGTCGGGGGCCCGGTCGCCGGGCCGCTCAGCGAGCGCGAGATCGACGTGCTGCAGTACCTGCCCACCGTGCTGACCGCCGGGGAGATCGCCGAGAACCTCGGGATCTCGGTGAACACGGTCAAGGCGCACATGCGCTCGATCTATCGCAAACTGGGCGCCGGTCGCCGCCGGGAAGCCGTGGTCACGGCTCGTCAGCTGGGACTCTTGTGA
- a CDS encoding arginine deiminase — protein MAFHVDSETGRLRQVILHRPGVELSRLTPDNVGELLFDGILWGRRARQEHDAFAEVLRERGVQVHYFNELLADVLDIPHARAWVIDRIISDDTVGPTLAGPLRRLAEQAESAKLAEYLIGGVLKQELAGFTVNSLRWELMGADDFVLTPLPNHLFQRDNSAWIYSGVSVNPLAMPGRHRESLHSSAVYRFHPMFVLADFEVWYGADGQPHQPATLEGGDIHVLGNGAVMVGLGERSTPMGVENLARNLFQAGAATKVIAIELPHSRAMTHLDTVMTMIDRDTFVMYPYLEGELRSWTVLPDTDPDGLRVTRNPDLFATIAETLGFDKIQVLETNDDLRAAQREQWDDGNNFLAVEPGVIIGYERNVTTNTFLRRHGVEVITIAGGELGRVRGGPRCMTCPIERDAH, from the coding sequence ATGGCCTTCCACGTGGACTCCGAGACCGGCCGGCTGCGTCAGGTGATCCTGCACCGGCCCGGCGTCGAACTCAGCCGGCTCACCCCGGACAACGTCGGGGAGCTGCTCTTCGACGGCATCCTGTGGGGCCGCCGGGCCCGTCAGGAGCACGACGCGTTCGCCGAGGTGCTGCGCGAGCGGGGTGTCCAGGTGCACTACTTCAACGAGTTGCTCGCCGACGTGCTGGACATCCCGCACGCCCGGGCCTGGGTGATCGACCGGATCATCAGCGACGACACTGTCGGGCCGACGCTGGCCGGGCCGCTGCGCCGGCTCGCCGAGCAGGCGGAGAGCGCCAAGCTCGCCGAGTACCTGATCGGCGGCGTGCTCAAGCAGGAGCTGGCCGGGTTCACCGTGAACAGCCTGCGCTGGGAGCTGATGGGCGCCGACGACTTCGTGCTCACCCCGCTGCCCAACCATCTGTTCCAGCGGGACAACTCGGCGTGGATCTACAGCGGGGTCAGCGTCAACCCGCTGGCGATGCCGGGCCGGCACCGCGAGTCGCTGCACAGCTCGGCGGTCTACCGGTTCCACCCGATGTTCGTGCTGGCCGACTTCGAGGTCTGGTACGGCGCCGACGGCCAGCCGCACCAGCCGGCCACCCTGGAGGGCGGCGACATCCACGTGCTCGGCAACGGCGCCGTGATGGTCGGGCTGGGCGAGCGGTCCACCCCGATGGGTGTGGAGAACCTGGCCCGCAACCTGTTCCAGGCCGGCGCCGCGACCAAGGTGATCGCCATCGAGCTGCCGCACTCGCGCGCGATGACGCACCTCGACACGGTGATGACCATGATCGACCGGGACACCTTCGTGATGTACCCGTACCTGGAGGGTGAGCTGCGGTCGTGGACCGTGCTGCCGGACACCGACCCGGACGGGCTCCGGGTGACGCGCAACCCGGACCTGTTCGCCACCATCGCCGAGACCCTGGGTTTCGACAAGATCCAGGTGCTGGAGACCAACGACGACCTCCGCGCCGCCCAGCGCGAGCAGTGGGACGACGGCAACAACTTCCTGGCCGTCGAGCCGGGCGTGATCATCGGGTACGAGCGGAACGTCACCACCAACACGTTCCTGCGCCGGCACGGCGTCGAGGTGATCACCATCGCCGGTGGCGAGCTGGGCCGGGTCCGGGGCGGGCCGCGCTGCATGACCTGCCCGATCGAACGCGACGCCCACTGA
- a CDS encoding YhjD/YihY/BrkB family envelope integrity protein encodes MLEPPGWESRIPRWLRPRAALWLGGRVGRLVLHGAGELVRVQIFDRSMTLAAQSFTSIFPLLIMLAAVLGPHYRSRLTGLLHLPADSERLLQEALSGSHSNAFGLAGSVIVILSATGLSRALVRSYLVVWTVEQKPAGAAATGRQIGTVLVLVVFLLFARVLGWLASLLPAPHVSGLLVSFVADCSLAILLPWLLLGGRAPRGPLLAGGVVFGLLMIAVRGGEAIYLPRALKSSTDKYGTIGLTFTYIGWLYVLSFCLLLAAIIGGIVSREFFTRVPADEP; translated from the coding sequence ATGCTGGAACCACCCGGATGGGAGTCGCGGATCCCGCGCTGGCTGCGGCCGCGTGCCGCGCTGTGGCTCGGTGGCCGGGTCGGCCGGCTGGTGCTGCACGGCGCCGGCGAGCTGGTCCGGGTGCAGATCTTCGATCGGTCGATGACGCTGGCCGCGCAGTCGTTCACCTCGATCTTCCCGCTATTGATCATGCTGGCGGCGGTGCTCGGGCCGCATTACCGGTCGCGGCTGACCGGGCTGCTGCACCTGCCGGCCGACAGCGAGCGGCTGCTGCAGGAGGCGCTCAGCGGCAGCCACAGCAACGCGTTCGGGCTGGCCGGTTCGGTGATCGTGATCCTGTCGGCGACCGGGCTGAGCCGGGCGCTGGTCCGCTCCTACCTGGTGGTGTGGACGGTCGAGCAGAAGCCGGCCGGCGCCGCGGCGACCGGCCGGCAGATCGGCACCGTGCTGGTGCTGGTGGTCTTCCTGCTCTTCGCCAGGGTGCTGGGCTGGCTGGCGTCGCTGCTGCCCGCGCCGCACGTCTCCGGGTTGCTGGTCTCCTTCGTCGCGGACTGCTCGCTGGCGATCCTGCTGCCCTGGCTGCTGCTCGGCGGGCGGGCCCCGCGGGGCCCGCTGCTCGCCGGCGGCGTCGTGTTCGGCCTGCTGATGATCGCGGTACGCGGCGGCGAGGCGATCTACCTGCCCCGGGCGCTGAAGTCCAGCACCGACAAGTACGGCACGATCGGGCTGACGTTCACCTACATCGGCTGGTTGTACGTCCTCTCCTTCTGCCTGCTGCTCGCCGCGATCATCGGTGGCATCGTCAGCCGGGAGTTCTTCACAAGAGTCCCAGCTGACGAGCCGTGA
- a CDS encoding alkaline phosphatase family protein — MRVREPLVTVALGTAVVGVTIAVLPGISADDGWSVLAVAVLVGVLGAVVRPIMVRLLSALGWAGVVAGWLVCQALLVWAALLLAPGVHVTEFWAAFVAAWLGAALMSVGLWVVTAGQDGAVTQHLLRVNRRFREEVSPTDVPGVLFLQIDGLSAPLARWAIEAGNLPTLGRWLSEGSHALAEWHAQLPATTPASQAGLLHGASAQVPAFRWYEKETGRLVVTNHPQDAALVESRCSDGKGLLADGGVSVSNVFSGDAPTSLLTMSTARRGGNGPARYVSSFLLDPFGLTRSLVLTVGEIVKELHQARRQRLRRVRPRMRRTWSYVLLRGATNVLLRHLNLAVLAEQMMRGAPAVYCDFVDYDEIAHHAGPARPEALASLEGIDAALATLEEVAAAAPRPYRFVVLSDHGQSQGATFRQRFGIRLEDLVARLTTTADVVVPEEDEQAGRARNLRAGIGRTGKQAPRGTADRAELVVAASGNLALIYFVQRPGRVTLEEIEQWHPELLPGLTAHPGVGWVLVRSQREGPIVLGRDGRRWLDDDHVMGVDPLLGFGPHAADDLRRHDRLAHTGDLVVNSLWDPVSQEVAAFEELIGCHGGLGGQQNRPVLIHPRDWAAPGVLTGADEVYRYLGGCLRKLTPPG, encoded by the coding sequence ATGCGGGTCAGGGAGCCTCTCGTCACGGTCGCGCTCGGGACGGCCGTCGTCGGCGTGACGATCGCGGTGCTCCCCGGGATCAGCGCCGACGACGGGTGGTCGGTGCTGGCCGTGGCCGTCCTGGTCGGGGTGCTCGGGGCGGTGGTCCGGCCGATCATGGTGCGGCTGCTCTCCGCGCTCGGCTGGGCCGGGGTGGTGGCCGGGTGGCTGGTCTGTCAGGCGCTGCTGGTCTGGGCGGCGCTGCTGCTGGCGCCGGGGGTGCACGTGACCGAGTTCTGGGCCGCGTTCGTGGCGGCCTGGCTCGGCGCGGCCCTGATGAGTGTGGGGCTCTGGGTGGTCACGGCGGGACAGGACGGCGCGGTCACCCAGCATCTGCTCCGGGTCAACCGGCGGTTCCGCGAGGAGGTGTCACCGACCGACGTGCCGGGTGTGCTGTTCCTGCAGATCGACGGGCTTTCCGCGCCGCTCGCCCGGTGGGCGATCGAGGCCGGCAACCTGCCCACCCTGGGGCGCTGGCTCTCCGAGGGCAGTCACGCGCTGGCCGAGTGGCACGCGCAGCTGCCGGCCACCACCCCGGCCAGCCAGGCCGGCCTGCTGCACGGGGCGAGCGCGCAGGTGCCGGCGTTCCGCTGGTACGAGAAGGAGACCGGCCGGCTGGTCGTCACCAACCACCCGCAGGACGCCGCGCTGGTGGAGAGCCGTTGCTCGGACGGGAAGGGGCTGCTCGCCGACGGCGGGGTGAGCGTCAGCAACGTGTTCTCCGGCGACGCGCCGACCTCGCTGCTGACCATGAGCACCGCGCGGCGCGGCGGCAACGGCCCGGCCCGGTACGTCAGCTCCTTCCTGCTCGACCCGTTCGGCCTGACCCGCTCGCTGGTGCTGACCGTCGGCGAGATCGTCAAGGAGCTGCACCAGGCCCGCCGGCAACGGTTGCGCCGGGTCCGCCCGCGGATGCGCCGCACCTGGTCATACGTGCTGCTGCGGGGCGCCACCAACGTGCTGCTGCGGCACCTGAACCTGGCCGTGCTGGCCGAGCAGATGATGCGCGGGGCACCGGCGGTGTACTGCGACTTCGTGGACTACGACGAGATCGCGCACCACGCCGGTCCGGCCCGGCCGGAGGCGCTGGCGTCGCTGGAGGGCATCGACGCGGCGCTGGCCACGCTGGAGGAGGTCGCGGCGGCGGCACCCCGGCCGTACCGGTTCGTGGTGCTCTCCGATCACGGGCAGAGCCAGGGCGCCACGTTCCGGCAGCGGTTCGGGATCCGGCTGGAGGACCTGGTCGCCCGGCTGACGACCACCGCTGACGTGGTGGTGCCGGAGGAGGACGAGCAGGCCGGCCGGGCGCGGAATTTGCGGGCGGGCATCGGGCGTACCGGAAAGCAGGCGCCGCGAGGGACGGCGGACCGGGCCGAGTTGGTGGTCGCGGCGTCGGGAAATCTGGCTCTGATCTATTTCGTGCAGCGACCGGGACGGGTGACCCTCGAAGAGATCGAACAGTGGCATCCGGAGTTGCTGCCCGGCCTGACGGCACACCCGGGAGTCGGCTGGGTGCTGGTTCGCTCGCAGCGCGAGGGGCCGATCGTTCTCGGTCGTGACGGGCGCCGGTGGCTTGACGACGACCACGTCATGGGCGTCGATCCGCTGCTCGGGTTCGGACCGCACGCGGCCGACGACCTGCGCCGGCACGACCGTCTCGCCCACACCGGCGACCTGGTGGTGAACAGCCTGTGGGACCCGGTCAGCCAGGAGGTGGCCGCGTTCGAGGAGCTGATCGGCTGCCACGGCGGGCTGGGCGGCCAGCAGAACCGGCCGGTGCTGATCCACCCCCGGGACTGGGCCGCGCCGGGCGTGCTGACCGGCGCCGACGAGGTCTACCGGTACCTCGGCGGCTGCCTGCGCAAGCTCACCCCGCCGGGGTGA
- a CDS encoding LuxR C-terminal-related transcriptional regulator codes for MTIAQITDSPDISGSLLASKFAVPAAPPFMVARPALLDRVSEGVRGPVTLVTGLAGSGKTQLLASWVRSRAVDWPIAWVTCENGDEPAATFWSYVLEGLRRAGVPAPEPAVPGAAAGRPVLARLAAVIDEQPTPVVLVLDGAAQLPGREWSDGLEFLLAHARGLRVVLAGRWDPPLPLYRYRLGGQLREVRTADLAFTADEAARLMELHGVPVTGTDLAALLEHTEGWAAGIRLCACAMQGSADVTRMVTAISGDESTIAEYFIGEVLRTQSPAMRRFLLETSILDTFSAELAATVTARPDAARLLAVLTRENAFIQPVGEGAELYRYHRLFAELLRAQLSWVEPEQVVVLHQRAARWLAQHGRLTDAVGHAVVAGDWGTAAAMVIEDFAIGRLVVEGSSGRLGGLLAGLPEHLDLPEVVLVRSALAWGDGRPGEARELFALAGNLLAIQGSDCDDGVTLACFLMRLLLLAGGPEPEQVDELVPVANAFLAVAPARRLVRRPELRAVLLAAEGAARSACGDVSRAVAVLAEAAAATPAGCESLKVDCLRAVAVLEAYRGRLGRAETAARHAGELAGQCGLDRDHRTAAAEVVLAWVALERYDIEAADRHLRAAQPGDDPLAVAAHAVVRSRRLQVRGELRGALNALTPVPGAPPWLRREIDLGRARLLIGAGRLDDAAVLLDGHPHPRTADVAVVEAGLALARGDTSRAHEVARTVADAAGVAAPVALDAWLLLAMLAAGADDAAGAREALRRALRVAGPENVRRPVHQVWGALRRVLRDDEKLAALGGPAAAPAVGEPVVVEALSKRELDVLRGMAEMLPTEEIAASMYVSVNTVKTHVRSILRKLSASRRNEAVRRARALNLI; via the coding sequence GTGACCATCGCCCAGATCACTGACTCACCCGACATATCCGGTTCCCTACTGGCCTCGAAGTTCGCGGTGCCGGCCGCCCCGCCGTTCATGGTGGCGCGGCCGGCTCTGCTGGACCGGGTGAGTGAGGGCGTACGCGGCCCGGTCACCCTGGTCACCGGGCTGGCCGGCAGCGGCAAGACCCAACTGCTCGCCTCCTGGGTGCGGTCCCGCGCGGTGGACTGGCCGATCGCCTGGGTCACCTGTGAGAACGGCGACGAGCCGGCGGCCACCTTCTGGTCGTACGTGCTGGAGGGCCTGCGCCGGGCCGGCGTGCCGGCCCCGGAGCCGGCGGTGCCCGGTGCGGCCGCCGGCCGGCCGGTGCTGGCCCGGCTGGCCGCGGTGATCGACGAACAGCCGACCCCGGTGGTGCTGGTGCTCGACGGCGCCGCGCAGCTCCCCGGCCGGGAGTGGTCCGACGGACTGGAGTTCCTGCTGGCCCACGCCCGTGGCCTGCGGGTCGTGCTGGCCGGGCGGTGGGACCCGCCGCTGCCGCTGTACCGCTACCGGCTGGGCGGGCAGCTGCGCGAGGTGCGTACCGCCGACCTGGCGTTCACCGCCGACGAGGCGGCCCGGCTGATGGAGCTGCACGGGGTACCGGTGACCGGGACCGATCTCGCCGCGCTGCTGGAGCACACCGAGGGCTGGGCCGCCGGGATCCGGCTCTGCGCCTGCGCGATGCAGGGCAGCGCGGACGTCACCCGGATGGTCACCGCGATCTCCGGCGACGAGTCGACGATCGCCGAGTACTTCATCGGTGAGGTGCTGCGCACCCAGTCGCCGGCCATGCGCCGGTTCCTGCTGGAGACCAGCATCCTCGACACGTTCTCCGCCGAGCTGGCCGCCACGGTCACCGCGCGGCCCGACGCGGCCCGCCTGCTGGCCGTGCTGACCAGGGAGAACGCCTTCATCCAGCCGGTCGGCGAGGGTGCCGAGCTCTACCGTTACCACAGGTTGTTCGCCGAGCTGCTGCGTGCCCAGCTGTCCTGGGTGGAACCCGAGCAGGTGGTGGTGCTGCACCAGCGGGCCGCCCGCTGGCTGGCCCAGCACGGCCGGCTCACCGACGCGGTGGGTCACGCCGTCGTGGCCGGCGACTGGGGGACCGCCGCGGCCATGGTGATCGAGGACTTCGCGATCGGCCGGCTGGTCGTCGAGGGCAGCTCCGGCCGGCTCGGCGGGCTGCTGGCCGGCCTGCCCGAGCACCTGGACCTGCCCGAGGTGGTGCTGGTCCGGTCCGCGCTGGCTTGGGGGGACGGCCGCCCGGGCGAGGCCCGTGAGCTGTTCGCGCTGGCCGGCAACCTGCTGGCGATCCAGGGCAGCGACTGCGACGACGGGGTCACCCTGGCCTGCTTCCTGATGCGGTTGCTGCTGCTGGCCGGTGGCCCGGAACCGGAACAGGTGGACGAGCTGGTGCCGGTGGCGAACGCGTTCCTGGCGGTGGCCCCGGCCCGCCGGCTGGTCCGGCGGCCCGAGCTGCGGGCGGTGCTGCTGGCCGCCGAGGGCGCGGCGCGCAGCGCGTGCGGCGACGTGAGCCGGGCGGTGGCGGTGCTGGCCGAGGCCGCGGCGGCGACCCCGGCCGGGTGCGAGAGCCTCAAGGTGGACTGCCTGCGGGCGGTGGCGGTGCTGGAGGCGTACCGGGGGCGGCTGGGCCGGGCGGAGACCGCGGCACGACACGCGGGCGAGCTGGCCGGACAGTGCGGGCTGGACCGGGACCACCGGACGGCCGCCGCCGAGGTGGTGCTCGCCTGGGTGGCCCTGGAGCGGTACGACATCGAGGCCGCCGACCGGCACCTGCGCGCCGCGCAGCCCGGCGACGATCCGCTGGCGGTCGCCGCGCACGCCGTGGTCAGGTCCCGCCGCCTGCAGGTCCGGGGCGAGCTGCGGGGCGCGCTGAACGCGCTGACCCCGGTGCCGGGCGCGCCGCCCTGGCTGCGCCGGGAGATCGACCTGGGCCGGGCCCGGCTGCTGATCGGCGCCGGCCGGCTGGACGACGCGGCGGTGCTCCTCGACGGCCACCCGCATCCGCGTACCGCCGACGTGGCAGTGGTGGAGGCCGGGCTCGCGCTGGCTCGCGGCGACACGTCGCGGGCGCACGAGGTGGCCCGGACGGTCGCCGACGCCGCAGGGGTGGCGGCGCCGGTGGCCCTGGACGCCTGGCTGCTGCTGGCCATGCTGGCGGCCGGCGCCGACGACGCGGCCGGTGCCCGGGAGGCGCTGCGCCGGGCCCTGCGGGTGGCCGGACCGGAGAACGTCCGCCGCCCGGTCCACCAGGTCTGGGGCGCGCTGCGGCGGGTGCTGCGCGACGACGAGAAACTGGCGGCGCTGGGCGGCCCGGCGGCCGCGCCGGCGGTCGGTGAGCCGGTGGTGGTGGAGGCGCTCAGCAAGCGGGAACTCGACGTGCTGCGCGGGATGGCCGAGATGCTGCCCACCGAGGAGATCGCCGCCTCGATGTACGTCTCGGTGAACACCGTGAAGACGCACGTGCGCAGCATCCTGCGCAAGCTGTCCGCGTCCCGGCGCAACGAGGCGGTGCGCCGGGCCCGCGCACTGAACCTGATCTAG